The genomic DNA ACCGCCTCGTTCAAGCCATTGCCATCCCGCCCGATAAGCACGGGGGCGATATAGGTTTGAATAACCGAGGCAATGCTTTCCGGGCTTTCGGGGCAATAGGAGATGCCGCCAATCGTGGTGCCTTCGCCAATCCCCTCGGAACCATCAGAAAACAGCACCCGCACAAGAACGGCAGACTGGGTGCGCATGGTCGCCATCGACAGGACATGTCCGCGGATCGTCGGAATATCGAGAATGACCACCTCAACCTTTTCAATCTTCGACACGCAACCTCTCCCTCGATCCAAGCCGTCGTTGCGACGGAACATGCAATTGGCGATGCAATCTGTCGATGTTTGCCCGGGTCTTGACTGATACCCTAGTCAACCAACCGGCACTGCGCGCGGCCTGAACGCGTTGTGGTGCATGCGACCCGCGTGGAATGCCACGTATTATTCGTCAAAGGTATTGTACATTACCGTCACCTGCATTGAAGCCAGAGCGCCAGTCAGCGTTGCACGAACGTGGAAACGGTTCGGGGGACCGTCTTGGCTGCCCCACTCTCACGCAGCATTCCCGCACCCGTCGTAACCCTTTGTCACACGTTGGATCGCACATGCTCAATCACCTGAAAACCACCTGTACCGCTGCCACGCTTCTTCTATCGTCCTTCGCGGCCAGCACCGCCTTTGCAAAGGAGCGGCTGGATATTCAAAGCGCATGACCGCTCAACCTGCCCGCCAGCGGGGCCAATGCCGAGTTTCTGGGCGAAACCCTGAATGCCGCATCCGGCGGCGAGCTGGATGTGACCGTTTACAGCGCAGGCAAGCTTGTGCCCTCGCTCCAGATTTTCGATGCGGTGCAACAGGGCACCCTTGATGCCGGGATCACATCGCCGCTCTACGTCGCCGGGCGCTTCCCCGCCGTGCAACTCTTTGGCGGCATCCCCTTCGGGCTGGACCCGGTTGAACATGCGGCCTGGATCTACGAGGGCGGCGGGCGCGAGATCTGGGAAGAGATCTACGCCGGGCAGGGCGTCAAAACCATTCCCTGCGGCCTCATGACCTCCGAAGCAGGCGGCTGGTACAACTTCGAGATCAACTCGATCGAAGACCTGCAGGGCAAGAAACTGCGCTTTGCCGGTCTGGCGGGCGAAGCGATTGCAAAGGCGGGCGCCTCCGTTGTGCTGCTGTCCACCGGGGATATCTACCCCTCGCTGGAAAAGGGCATCATCGACGGCACCGAGCTATCGATGCCCGCCATCGACACCCTGCTCGGCATGCAGCAGGTCGGCAAATACTACTACCCGGACGGCTGGCACCAGCCCGCCGCGATGAACGAGCTGATCGTCAACATGGCGAAATGGGATAGCCTCACGGAAGAAAGCAAAGAACTGATCGAGGCAAGCTGCCGCGCCGTGAACCTGACCTCTGTCATGTCCACCGTGTCGATGAATGCCGAGGCGCTGAGCGCGTTCAAGGAGGCCGGTGTTGAGTTCCGCAGCTTCTCGCCCGAAGTGCTTACCTCGCTGGAGGCCGCCTTTGACGAGGTGGTGGCCGAGCAATCCGAAGCGGACCCGGATTTCAGACGCGTCTGGGAGTCGCTTGAAGCCTTCCGCGCCGCTGGCTCAGCGAACTGAGTGAACATGCGCCCGCGCCGCTCCCCATCGCGGCGCGGGCGCAAGCACCCATCATGAAAACCATCGAAGCATTCATAAACCGCGCCGTTCGCACCGTGGGCACAACCGGCGCGCTTGTCTTGCCGCTGCTGATGCTCACGATCCTCCTCAACGTGGCGCTGCGCTATGCCTTCAACATCGGATCGATCGAACTGGAAGAGCTGCAATGGCACCTGAACGCGATTGTCGTCATGTCGTGCCTCGCCTGGGCCTATCAGAAAGACCGCCACGTCCGCGTGGATGTTCTTCACAACCGCATGTCGCCCCGTGCGCGTGCGCTGATCGAGATATTCGGTGTGCTGTTCCTCTTGCTGCCGTTCCTCTGGATGGTCGGCCGCAGCGCCTGGACGATCTTTGGCTATAGCTGGGCGTTGAAAGAGGGCTCCCCCATGCCCTCGGGCCTGCCCGCGCGCTACATCGTCAAGTTTGTCATGGCCGCCGGGCTCACCCTGCTTGGTGTGCAGGCCATCGCCATCCTGCTCGCCTCCCTCCGAGAGGCGCTGCATCCCGGCGCTTCGGCACAGAAAGACTGAAGATGGACGCGCTTTTCGTATTCCTCCTCGCGGCCACCTTTATCGCGGTCATGTTCAGCGGCTACCCCGTGGCCTTCGTGCTCGGCGGCGTGGCTGTC from Oceanicola sp. D3 includes the following:
- a CDS encoding TRAP transporter substrate-binding protein, with the translated sequence MTVYSAGKLVPSLQIFDAVQQGTLDAGITSPLYVAGRFPAVQLFGGIPFGLDPVEHAAWIYEGGGREIWEEIYAGQGVKTIPCGLMTSEAGGWYNFEINSIEDLQGKKLRFAGLAGEAIAKAGASVVLLSTGDIYPSLEKGIIDGTELSMPAIDTLLGMQQVGKYYYPDGWHQPAAMNELIVNMAKWDSLTEESKELIEASCRAVNLTSVMSTVSMNAEALSAFKEAGVEFRSFSPEVLTSLEAAFDEVVAEQSEADPDFRRVWESLEAFRAAGSAN
- a CDS encoding TRAP transporter small permease subunit; protein product: MKTIEAFINRAVRTVGTTGALVLPLLMLTILLNVALRYAFNIGSIELEELQWHLNAIVVMSCLAWAYQKDRHVRVDVLHNRMSPRARALIEIFGVLFLLLPFLWMVGRSAWTIFGYSWALKEGSPMPSGLPARYIVKFVMAAGLTLLGVQAIAILLASLREALHPGASAQKD